In the genome of Hymenobacter taeanensis, one region contains:
- a CDS encoding DinB family protein, which yields MPATTRRTTEFLDSLAADLRQVRETVDRRFRPLTDDQLNRGPGPGKWSVGQCLEHLNIVGGLHLPVISKKIKAAQERGSKPADTVVHGFFGKKMTDAMRVPATEKAMKSPQQYAPSGFRLPRTVLEVFSRQLDELAGLIEQARGVNANSIRIPNPLVPLLLPRLTDALELLVVHMQRHIAQAEAVLDGQGVGKE from the coding sequence ATGCCTGCCACTACCCGCCGTACTACTGAGTTTCTGGATTCTCTGGCTGCCGACTTGCGCCAGGTGCGCGAAACGGTAGACCGGCGCTTCCGGCCCCTCACCGACGACCAACTCAACCGCGGCCCGGGCCCGGGCAAGTGGAGTGTAGGCCAGTGCCTGGAGCACCTTAATATTGTGGGTGGGCTGCATCTGCCAGTTATTAGCAAAAAGATCAAAGCTGCCCAGGAGCGCGGCTCCAAACCCGCCGATACGGTGGTGCACGGCTTTTTTGGCAAGAAAATGACCGATGCCATGCGGGTGCCAGCCACGGAGAAGGCTATGAAGTCGCCGCAGCAGTATGCGCCCAGCGGTTTCCGGTTGCCCCGCACCGTACTGGAAGTGTTCAGCCGCCAGCTTGATGAACTAGCTGGCCTGATTGAGCAGGCGCGCGGAGTAAACGCTAATTCTATCCGTATTCCTAACCCCCTTGTTCCGCTGCTGCTGCCCCGCCTCACCGATGCGCTGGAACTGCTGGTAGTGCATATGCAGCGCCACATTGCGCAGGCCGAGGCCGTGCTGGATGGGCAGGGGGTAGGTAAAGAATAG
- a CDS encoding ComEA family DNA-binding protein has protein sequence MAAPRTARPTPTSSGAPKRSLLVNLQRAVRRRFGFSRRETSGFIGLVFLMLLLLWLPELLRPALPHYNPAADQARLNNLAAELAAQRQPRSYPSRYPRPAYAAQPSVPQVTLAPFNPNQLSETDWQARGLPAFLARRLVHYREVIGGFKAKEQIKRTYGLPDSVYARLAPFMQLPDLLPAKNSQQYAANKAGYSRFPARAGGSLGFTRKPTRLAAFDLNLADTTQLMQIRGIGRGYARRVVEYRQRLGGFAQEEQLAEIYSLRDAPDLVDSLRKYTFVGSAFTPATVNINSEPFEVLQAHPYIGKRLARVVVAYRQQHGPFRQSADLRPIRILDEATLTKLQPYLRFE, from the coding sequence ATGGCTGCGCCGCGCACTGCCCGTCCTACTCCCACTTCTTCAGGGGCACCCAAACGCTCCCTGCTGGTTAATCTTCAGCGAGCTGTGCGCCGGCGGTTTGGGTTTTCACGGCGGGAAACCTCCGGGTTTATTGGGTTGGTGTTCCTCATGCTGCTGCTACTCTGGCTTCCGGAGTTGCTGCGCCCCGCGTTGCCGCACTATAACCCTGCCGCCGACCAAGCTCGCCTCAACAACCTGGCCGCAGAGCTGGCCGCGCAACGCCAGCCCCGCTCCTATCCGTCTCGATACCCGCGCCCCGCGTACGCAGCTCAGCCCAGCGTGCCGCAGGTTACCCTGGCCCCCTTCAACCCGAACCAGCTTTCAGAAACAGATTGGCAGGCGCGGGGCCTTCCCGCCTTTCTGGCGCGCCGGTTGGTGCATTACCGCGAGGTAATTGGCGGCTTCAAAGCCAAAGAGCAGATCAAGCGCACCTACGGCCTCCCCGACTCTGTGTACGCCCGGCTAGCGCCTTTCATGCAACTACCAGACCTGCTCCCTGCTAAGAACAGCCAACAGTACGCCGCTAACAAAGCCGGCTACTCCCGCTTTCCGGCACGTGCAGGTGGCAGTTTGGGCTTTACGCGCAAACCTACGCGCCTGGCGGCTTTTGACCTAAACCTGGCCGATACTACGCAGCTCATGCAAATCAGGGGCATTGGGCGGGGCTATGCGCGCCGGGTGGTAGAGTACCGGCAACGCCTCGGTGGCTTCGCGCAGGAAGAGCAGCTGGCCGAAATTTACAGCCTCCGCGATGCGCCCGACTTAGTTGATAGCCTGCGCAAATACACGTTTGTGGGCTCAGCTTTTACGCCAGCCACAGTGAATATCAATTCCGAGCCGTTTGAGGTGCTGCAGGCCCACCCCTACATTGGCAAACGGTTGGCGCGGGTGGTAGTGGCCTACCGACAGCAGCACGGCCCATTCCGCCAATCTGCTGACCTACGCCCGATCCGTATTCTGGATGAGGCAACCTTAACCAAACTCCAGCCCTACTTGCGCTTTGAGTAA
- a CDS encoding phosphatase PAP2 family protein — MRSVFLTLLLSLLASRPLPAQTLSTTATGTDSTHHQLNSKAELGAWLKKPAVWHAAIPVGLIGLGYVSRNENIVDEFKEEVCEETREAFPRFHTTLDDYTRHMPIVVAYGLYAGGVKGERGVLPFTIIYGLSHALSTGVVTNLKELSHTARPDNPADFSSFPSAHTAEAFMTATLLYEQFGRTRPWVAVGGYSIAAATGAMRMLNNRHWITDVLAGASVGVLSAEAVWHLYPVAARLLPGRMGQKLLLLPTYVPGAGVGAVLAVKTL; from the coding sequence ATGCGCTCAGTATTTCTTACACTGCTTTTGTCATTACTGGCCAGCAGGCCACTGCCTGCCCAAACACTGTCAACAACTGCTACGGGTACTGACTCAACGCACCACCAGCTTAACTCGAAGGCTGAGCTGGGCGCATGGCTGAAAAAGCCTGCGGTTTGGCACGCGGCCATTCCGGTTGGTCTTATTGGGCTGGGTTATGTAAGCCGGAATGAAAATATTGTAGATGAGTTCAAGGAAGAAGTATGCGAGGAGACCCGGGAAGCCTTTCCGCGGTTTCATACCACCCTCGACGACTACACCCGGCACATGCCCATTGTGGTGGCTTATGGCCTCTACGCAGGTGGGGTAAAAGGTGAGCGGGGTGTGCTGCCCTTCACTATTATCTATGGCCTCTCACACGCGCTGAGCACGGGCGTAGTCACTAACTTAAAAGAGCTGAGCCACACCGCCCGGCCCGATAACCCGGCTGATTTCAGCTCTTTTCCCTCGGCGCACACTGCCGAGGCCTTCATGACGGCCACCCTCCTGTATGAGCAATTTGGACGCACGCGCCCCTGGGTAGCGGTGGGTGGCTACTCCATTGCTGCAGCCACTGGCGCTATGCGCATGCTCAACAACCGCCACTGGATTACTGATGTGCTGGCCGGAGCTAGCGTAGGGGTGCTTTCGGCCGAAGCCGTATGGCATTTGTACCCGGTTGCGGCGCGCCTGTTGCCGGGGCGCATGGGCCAGAAGCTGTTGCTGCTGCCCACGTACGTGCCCGGCGCCGGGGTAGGGGCGGTGTTAGCCGTGAAAACCTTATAA
- a CDS encoding fatty acid desaturase family protein, with translation MPSPATSAHLQLTTGQRYVELARPWTLAALYIGLAVAGWWWLAVPVAVAVCLAAFVQMHDAMHNALGLSKPINERILTLSGLLILKSGHALQVRHLRHHGRCLTEDDPEGAPANWKFSRVLWQGPWHILMLRRKSLRIAPNTRRMQLLETAFTMFLLAAFVALYFLLGSAAGLVYWGVAFFMSATMPIWASYIPHHVASRNPAARAAAAVAQVWTPVVSSFAFHHVHHYYPRVPTALLYRAAAELPPPPEKHHH, from the coding sequence ATGCCCTCACCTGCCACCTCCGCTCACTTACAGCTCACCACCGGCCAGCGGTACGTGGAGCTGGCCCGCCCCTGGACCCTGGCAGCGCTGTATATAGGCCTAGCTGTGGCGGGCTGGTGGTGGCTGGCCGTACCGGTAGCCGTGGCGGTGTGCCTAGCCGCTTTTGTGCAAATGCACGATGCCATGCACAACGCTCTAGGCCTCTCTAAGCCCATCAATGAGCGGATTCTCACGCTCAGTGGGTTGTTGATCTTGAAAAGCGGCCATGCCCTGCAGGTTAGGCATTTACGGCACCATGGCCGCTGCCTCACCGAAGATGACCCTGAAGGTGCACCAGCTAACTGGAAATTTTCTCGGGTGCTCTGGCAAGGCCCCTGGCATATTCTGATGCTCCGCCGAAAGTCCTTACGCATCGCGCCTAACACGCGGCGTATGCAGTTGCTGGAAACCGCCTTCACAATGTTCCTGTTAGCGGCCTTTGTGGCGTTATATTTTCTACTGGGCTCCGCCGCAGGCCTGGTGTATTGGGGCGTGGCGTTCTTTATGAGTGCTACCATGCCCATTTGGGCTTCGTACATTCCGCACCATGTAGCCTCGCGCAACCCGGCAGCACGGGCAGCAGCGGCTGTTGCTCAGGTCTGGACGCCGGTAGTATCGTCGTTCGCTTTCCACCACGTGCACCACTACTACCCTCGGGTACCCACAGCCTTGCTGTACCGGGCGGCGGCAGAACTTCCCCCTCCGCCCGAAAAGCATCACCACTAG
- a CDS encoding cold-shock protein, producing the protein MKTGKVKFFNESKGYGFIVQDENGQEIFVHQTGLIHEIRENDRVSFDIIDGKKGQNAVKVERI; encoded by the coding sequence ATGAAAACTGGCAAAGTGAAATTTTTCAACGAGTCGAAAGGCTATGGTTTCATCGTACAAGATGAAAATGGTCAGGAGATCTTCGTGCACCAGACTGGTCTGATTCATGAAATCCGCGAGAATGACCGGGTTTCCTTTGACATCATCGACGGTAAGAAGGGCCAGAACGCAGTTAAAGTAGAGCGTATCTAG